CCGATGCCTCTCATGGCGAGACCGAAGGCAATCGCCTCCACGGCGCGGTCTTGGGCGACAATCGTGGAGGCCGGTTTGATCGACGTCGAATCTTTCCTCGGCAACCAGCCGGCCGGACATCGCCAGGCGAGGTCTTTCGGCTTCAGTTCGCGGATCATGATGACTCCTTCTTCGAATCCTTCATCGACAAGAGGGCCGGAAGCAGAGTAATGCCGAGAACCGCGGTTGACAATGCCCCGAGGATGGCGGCACCTCCGACCGACCTCAAGCCCGGATAGTGTGAGAGCACGAGTGAGCCGAATCCAACCACAGTCGTCAGCGCAGCCACCGCGATCGCCTTGGCCGTTTCCGCGACAGCGTTTGGGTCACCTCCCGACTCGTACCACCGGTGGAGAAGATGAACACCGTAGTCGACCCCAATACCGACAATCATCGTCAAGACAAATATGTTGAAGAAATTGAGGCGGAGACCGATGAATGCCATCGCTCCAAGCATCCACACCATGCCCACGAAGAGGGGCAACAGGGCGAACAGCGCGCGGAACGGCCCACCGAGATCGGCCCACAAGAGCAGAAAGACGATCACGATTCCCAGAACCGCGGCGGCGATCGCGTCATCCCATACGATTTTCCGAAGCTCAGCCGATATGACATTTGGCCCGGCCAGAACCGCATCCTGGTGACGCGACAGGAATTCCTGCATCGCGGGAGAGGCGCCTCGTCGCCATTTGCCGACCGGGGGATAACAGTAGATTGCCGACGACACCTCTCCGTCGGCCGCCGCAACGTACCGCTCGACAACCCGGGCAAGCGGTGTGCCCTCGAGATCCGAGAGCGAGAGCAGATCTCTCCTCCCGAGACTGGTGACCAGATGCTCGATGCCCTCTCGGAATGCTGACGGGTTGAGTCCGGCGCCGCGGAGGGCATCCTCGAAACGGAGGTCCAATCCGTCAAGCGCCGGCTCGGCCTCTTCGAGGCGCCTGATCAGCTGCCGCTGCACCTCTTCGGCCGGAATAATATCGGCGATGGTGTCGATACCAACCAGGGATTCACCATCGACGAGCTGTTCGAGCTCGGGCAGAACCGCGCGGCTCTTGGCCAGCGCTTCGGCTTCGGTCGAGCCGTCGAAACGCAGAATCATCGGCGAAAACCGGAGATCGAACGCATCCATGACTTCCTGGCGGAGCTGGATCGCTCGGTTGTCTCCGGATCGCATGTTGCGAAAATCGTCGTCCCACTTGAGCCGGTGGATACCAACACCGAGAATCAGGGTCATGAAGATCGACAACATAATAACGATGCGCGGGCGACGGAGGCTGGCGCTGCACAGCAGGTCGGATCCGAACGAACGCAGGTAGAGAGAACGGTCCCGGCGGACTCGCTGCTGAATGAGCGTGAGCAAAGCGGGAAGCAGGAGAAACACTGTAATGACAAGCAGGAGGATCCCGCTCCCGGTGAGAAGCCCGAGTTCCCACAGGCCGGCAAAATCGGTGACGAGGAACGAGTAGAACGTGGCTGCGGTCGTCACCGCACCCAGCAGTACGCCAACACCCGTAAATCGTCCCATCGCATCTACGGCATCTTCGTGAGAAGCCCCCGAACGTCGTTCTTCGACGTAACGCGCGAAGAGGACGATGACGAAATCGATACCGAGGCCGATTACCAGTCCTCCGAATGCCGAGGTCAACGAGTTGATACGCCCCAACGCGATTGCACCGAAGGAAAACGTGAGTGCGATTCCGGTGACCAACGGGAAGAAGGCGTAGACGAGAGCTGCGCGGCTTCGAAAAGCGAGCAGAAACAGCACCATCACGCCTGCAAGGGACGAGATCAGGCCCACCACCATGTCTGATGTGATCAGCCTGGCGTCATCGAGTGCCACCACATAACCGCCCGTGAACTCGACCTCGGGTGCCGAAGGCTCGCCACGCTCCTCGACCCAGGTTTCGGAGACTTCTTCCACTCGTTCCTCGAGGGCCGCCACCAGGTAGCGGTCGAACTCCAGGTCCTGAGCCGGGCGAACCGGTTTGGCCATCATTAACAGAAACCGTCGGTTGTCGTCGATCAGGCAGCCCGTATCGGAATCGACGCGCACACCGACCCCGCCGAGTCGGACCCTGGCGAGGATCTTCGGCAACATCCCTACCGGGTCGAGACGCAAGAGATCCTTGGTCACGAGGCTTTGCGGAGCCATCAATTGCGCCCGCAGGCGAACGGCGACTTTTTCGAGCCCACCATCTTCTAGGCTGCGCAGCACCTCGTCGAGCTCCGACGGCTCGAGGAAGAGGGCGGCTCGATCAAGCAGCGGAATTGCCGCCTCTGCAGTGCTGTCGACCCGGTACTCGACCCAATCGATCTTGTCCCAGGTGCGAAGGTTTTCGGCCAGGAGGCCGGCAAACTCGATAGAGCTTTCCAGCGGACGGTCATCCTCCAGATGAATGACCGCCAGCAGCGTGTCAACCGAACCGAAACGATCGATGGTTGTTTTGAATCCCTCGACGACCGGGTTGTCGCGCGGAACCAACGACAGAATGTCGGTTTCCACCTGCACACTGGACGAAAGCAGCAGAGCGACTATCCAGGCCAGCACCGCTCCGGCTGCAACAATCTTCGGATGCCGGCGCCCGATGCGAACCAGATGAAGGGGCAGCTGCCGTGGCAGCAGCCCTCGGCTCACGCCGATTCCTCCATCAACACACTGCGGTTCTGCCAGAAGTAAACGACCATCGAGGCCACGGTCAACACGACCGTGACCCAAAGGCATATCATGGCCACAAGATCCCAACGATCTGAATTCAGACTGAAGATCAGAATCGACACGGTTATGATCTGCGCCGTGGTCTTTGCCTTTCCGAGCCAGTTGGCGGAGATCGCGATCCCTCGTTCCAGTGCGATCAACCGCAGCGCAGTCACTGCAAACTCCCGGCCGACGATCAGGGTCACCATCCACGCCGGAACCTGCTGCAGTTCTACCAACGAAATGAACGCCGCGCTCATCAACAACTTATCGGCGATCGGGTCGAGCATCGCGCCGGTCGTCGTGATGGACTCGGTACGGCGGGCTATAATTCCGTCTAGGGCATCGGTAAGGGCCGCGAGCAGGAATATGCCCAGACCCCAGTATTCCTTGTCAGGTACCTCGGTCAGCAGGACAACCACCAGGAGTGGCACCAGAAAGATGCGAAAAACGGTCAAGAGATTGGGTATGTTCCACACCTTGTGCCCCCTTTCGGCCCGGCCCGGGTCGTGTCATCCTGCTGCCCGTTGGTCGAACACGATACCACTACCGCACGTCAAAACATCGGGCCCCGCCACGACCGCAGATCTCGCACAAGGAATCTCCAAATACCCTCGACCATGCGGGTAACCTCTCATTGCACCAACCATCCTTCGAAGGAAGCGAGCCACCGATGCGCCAGCTGCGGGAAATGGCTGTGCGGGGGATGTCTCCAGCGCTATCACGGCCGTGTCTTCTGTGGTCGCAAATGCCAGGCCATCGGCGCTATTCGTGATAGCGCAAGAGCCGTTCTCGACTTTGCGCGGCAGCCAATTCATCCTGCCTGGGCAATAGCCATCGTGGCCGGTGCCGCGGCCCTCCTGCTCTCGGCCGTCGGTATCAAGGTCGCCGAACTGGTTGAGGTCAGCCGAAGTGTAGACGGGAGTGTGCCCAGCGGAGCCGGGCAGGTCGACATTTCGGCCAGAATCTTCGTCACCGAACAGGGCGTTGGGGTCGAGGCAGACGGGTTGCCGGCGAGCTCGGTCTTGCTGCTCCGGGATGGCAACCCGGTCGGCGTGATCGTACTCGACGATGAAGGGCACGGGTCGATAGAACAGTTCGATCTCGCGTCGGGAGAGGGACCACTTCAAATCATCCCCGTCACGGAAGCAGGCCTCGAGCTCGTCCTCCCGACTCCGACCGCGACACCGTATCCAACAGCGACGCCAGAACCCTCCCCGACCGAAACGCCGGAGCCGGCACCGACTGACACACCCAGACCAAAACCAACCGGAACGCCGCGACAGGCAGCGCGTGCTCTGGTCGTCTCGCGGGGCATCACATCACGGGCAGCTCCTACACCTATCATCGCGCCACCCGTTCTCCAGCTGGTTCAGGACGCCGGGCCCCGGATCGCCATTACCTTCGACGGAAACGCATCGAGCAATCGCACTGCCGAGTTGCTCGACCTTCTGCAACGGCAGGAGCTCGAGGTTACGATCTTCGTCACCGGCCAGTTCATCGAGCGCCATCCCTCAATCATTCGCCGTGCAGTGCTCTCCGGCCACGAGGTCGGCAACCATACCTACTCGCACCCACACCTCACGACCTATGCCAAGAATCGGCGGCATCAACTCCTGCCCGACGTCACCAGAGAGTCGCTGCAACGAGAACTGCGACGGACTGAAGAAGCGTTCGCCAATGCCACCGGACGGGTCATGCAACCGCTGTGGCGGTCGCCTTACGGAGAGGAGAATCGGACCCTCCGGGGGTGGGCCCTCGAAGTCGGTTATCTCCACGTTCGCTGGAGCTCTCTCCAGGGAGCCTCACTCGACTCTCACGACTGGGTCGCGGACGAACATTCGTCGCTCTACAAAAACTCACGGACAATCATGGATCGGCTGATCCAGTTCCCGAAGCTCGAGGGCGGCATCATTCTCATGCACATGGCGACTGAACGGGAGGAGGCTCCATGGAAGGAGCTGCCGGTATTTCTCGATGCGCTCGACTCTCGTGGGCTTGAACCGACCACCGTGACCCAGCTTCTCGAGGCCTCCCCGACCTGGCGCAAATGGCTTCGCCGAGCCGAGGAACGGCATCGCCAGGTCAATGGCGGGTGAGGCAGCCGGCTCAACCGCAAAAACACCAAGGCACCAAGACATCATGAAGCCTGCCCACCCCCGTGATCTGCGATTTCGTCTTCAGCGGGCGGGCTCGGCTTCGCCGCAATGCGGCTACGCCGTGATAGATGGATTTGTGTCTCTGTGGTGATTCGGGCGACCTAGAGACCGAGGAACTCCATCGTCGCCGTGCGCCCGGCTTCGACGAACTCGTCGAAGCGACTCCACTCGGCCCACCTTGCATCCCCGACGCCCGGCCGAATGACTTGGGTCGCTGCGCGGAGCTGCCGGCAACGAAGAAGACGTGCGGTCATCATTTGCGTCCGCATCATGGTGTCGAGCACGAGGTCATCCGGACGGAGCGACGGCACGTCGAGCGAGACGTCGACCGCAACGACTGGCCAACCCTCGTCTCGCGCCGCAACCGACGGAATCTCCGCGACCACTCCCCCATCGACCAGGGGCTGCCCTTCGATTTCGACCGCCGGCACCATGCCCGGAATCGCACTCGACGCGACCAACGCCGGCCGGATCGGTCCCGATCGCAACCTGACCTCGGCGCCGGTCTCGAGATTCGTGGCAACAACCACCAATGGCTTCGAAAGCTCGGAGAACTGCGCGTCGGGGATGAGAAACTCCAGCGCCTCCACCAGGGCCGCATCATCCAACAGTGTGCATCGATTCATTGCGAAGGAAATCACCACCCGGTTTCGAATTCGTCGTGCCACCTGGATCAGCGGATGCTCCTTGGCGTCGGCGTCCGGTACCCGTCCGATCG
Above is a window of Acidobacteriota bacterium DNA encoding:
- a CDS encoding polysaccharide deacetylase family protein codes for the protein MAGAAALLLSAVGIKVAELVEVSRSVDGSVPSGAGQVDISARIFVTEQGVGVEADGLPASSVLLLRDGNPVGVIVLDDEGHGSIEQFDLASGEGPLQIIPVTEAGLELVLPTPTATPYPTATPEPSPTETPEPAPTDTPRPKPTGTPRQAARALVVSRGITSRAAPTPIIAPPVLQLVQDAGPRIAITFDGNASSNRTAELLDLLQRQELEVTIFVTGQFIERHPSIIRRAVLSGHEVGNHTYSHPHLTTYAKNRRHQLLPDVTRESLQRELRRTEEAFANATGRVMQPLWRSPYGEENRTLRGWALEVGYLHVRWSSLQGASLDSHDWVADEHSSLYKNSRTIMDRLIQFPKLEGGIILMHMATEREEAPWKELPVFLDALDSRGLEPTTVTQLLEASPTWRKWLRRAEERHRQVNGG
- a CDS encoding MMPL family transporter encodes the protein MSRGLLPRQLPLHLVRIGRRHPKIVAAGAVLAWIVALLLSSSVQVETDILSLVPRDNPVVEGFKTTIDRFGSVDTLLAVIHLEDDRPLESSIEFAGLLAENLRTWDKIDWVEYRVDSTAEAAIPLLDRAALFLEPSELDEVLRSLEDGGLEKVAVRLRAQLMAPQSLVTKDLLRLDPVGMLPKILARVRLGGVGVRVDSDTGCLIDDNRRFLLMMAKPVRPAQDLEFDRYLVAALEERVEEVSETWVEERGEPSAPEVEFTGGYVVALDDARLITSDMVVGLISSLAGVMVLFLLAFRSRAALVYAFFPLVTGIALTFSFGAIALGRINSLTSAFGGLVIGLGIDFVIVLFARYVEERRSGASHEDAVDAMGRFTGVGVLLGAVTTAATFYSFLVTDFAGLWELGLLTGSGILLLVITVFLLLPALLTLIQQRVRRDRSLYLRSFGSDLLCSASLRRPRIVIMLSIFMTLILGVGIHRLKWDDDFRNMRSGDNRAIQLRQEVMDAFDLRFSPMILRFDGSTEAEALAKSRAVLPELEQLVDGESLVGIDTIADIIPAEEVQRQLIRRLEEAEPALDGLDLRFEDALRGAGLNPSAFREGIEHLVTSLGRRDLLSLSDLEGTPLARVVERYVAAADGEVSSAIYCYPPVGKWRRGASPAMQEFLSRHQDAVLAGPNVISAELRKIVWDDAIAAAVLGIVIVFLLLWADLGGPFRALFALLPLFVGMVWMLGAMAFIGLRLNFFNIFVLTMIVGIGVDYGVHLLHRWYESGGDPNAVAETAKAIAVAALTTVVGFGSLVLSHYPGLRSVGGAAILGALSTAVLGITLLPALLSMKDSKKESS
- the pgsA gene encoding CDP-diacylglycerol--glycerol-3-phosphate 3-phosphatidyltransferase; this encodes MWNIPNLLTVFRIFLVPLLVVVLLTEVPDKEYWGLGIFLLAALTDALDGIIARRTESITTTGAMLDPIADKLLMSAAFISLVELQQVPAWMVTLIVGREFAVTALRLIALERGIAISANWLGKAKTTAQIITVSILIFSLNSDRWDLVAMICLWVTVVLTVASMVVYFWQNRSVLMEESA
- a CDS encoding patatin-like phospholipase family protein; this translates as MRIREHITRATWRLRPPVLALGGGGARGFAHLGVLQALDDVGLSVRAIAGTSMGAVVGGMYLAHGSASRATDLWREALDKDLIPAVRSIGRVPDADAKEHPLIQVARRIRNRVVISFAMNRCTLLDDAALVEALEFLIPDAQFSELSKPLVVVATNLETGAEVRLRSGPIRPALVASSAIPGMVPAVEIEGQPLVDGGVVAEIPSVAARDEGWPVVAVDVSLDVPSLRPDDLVLDTMMRTQMMTARLLRCRQLRAATQVIRPGVGDARWAEWSRFDEFVEAGRTATMEFLGL